The region TCGGCTACGCCGGGATCAGTCTCCTGAGGCGGACGTTGGGCGCGGCGGGCCTTCGCCCTGGCCAGAAGTGCCTTCACTTGCTTCCGGCGGCGCGCGCGGCTCAGGTCAAGGAGTACCCCTCGTTCGCCGCCGACCTGAGCCTCCATCATTGGAGCCGTCTTGTAGGACAGTTCTCGCAACGCCGAGGCGGTCTTACCGCCATAACGACGGACCGTATCGCGGATGATCTTCATATGGTCGTCCGGGAGTGGGTCATCGATATCCAGGAGCAGAGTGAGCAAGCAGGGACCGTACTCATCGGACAGTCTGCCGTCGCGGCGCTCGATGAGACGGCTGTCTGCGAGTTCGTATTCCGCCCGAGCGAGGGCGGCATCATAGGGGCCGTAGTTGTCCCACCGCCAGGTTGCGCCGCTGATCGGTACGTCTCCCGATTCGACGGCAGACAGATCAGCCATGTAGAGGAGCTTCGCAAGCTTCGTCTTGTTGATCTCGAAGCCTTGCTCCCGGGCGGCCTTGAGGACGGCTAGCGTCGAAGCGATCAGCGGGCTTGCGGGCTGGGACGGCAGTTCCACGATCCCTCCTCGCGTGCTCTGTCTCAACATCAAGCTACCTTCTGGGGGTGGGGGCTACCACTATCGCCCCGCACTTCCTGCTATGCCTGTTGCTGT is a window of Microbispora sp. NBC_01189 DNA encoding:
- a CDS encoding type II toxin-antitoxin system antitoxin SocA domain-containing protein, whose amino-acid sequence is MELPSQPASPLIASTLAVLKAAREQGFEINKTKLAKLLYMADLSAVESGDVPISGATWRWDNYGPYDAALARAEYELADSRLIERRDGRLSDEYGPCLLTLLLDIDDPLPDDHMKIIRDTVRRYGGKTASALRELSYKTAPMMEAQVGGERGVLLDLSRARRRKQVKALLARAKARRAQRPPQETDPGVAEELLAELAANSESIRRANEKVLGDQ